The Thermoplasma acidophilum DSM 1728 genome includes a window with the following:
- a CDS encoding PEGA domain-containing protein, whose translation MRKQLIIMFAAILTFSSYPMIHAHAQQIDIGDPETHSDYYWYGNLTVQRNESLSIINEIFFIYGRSLNVNGTLSVQNSTLILNNTEISITRGTFIIGNSSVEGNGSITMDASTFRSFNSTVFDGYAGTFSAFNSSVYILRSNISGQSTSDEFNYTMARYYNNSYQPGGQVSLKMENYSHGYAYRLNISVEYEYANASHPASIYVVYENESQYLHLSASTTMTTSYFTFILQRPSANPLPEIYVYSNESDLEVYNITALAIANDTYYLYGSQHYDLYLSNSIMYSVDSKFDLNDRPLYLDDGLISPYATGIYLYHSAAYMVSSGSGIANITRIPFISSASIVYYMSAVNITYLLDGRSYDYNGSVYYANGQAIDLNSTVSALSRYVYYSTSVHEVPVWIFNGTITYKGNYEIDVYGRMEYFSISPYPYLSNVLQTFVGSVTIPQLNITIPGVLYTGTDQTISIGYKSSYAGISNAYIDVHLINGSESILIFRIHIMNLSADSTRNATENLNLSISPGMYQAYFTTNSSDIIFIDQYVNVVVEDHVNLTMRWYYRYTLPFHDLKFDLSMFDASGDPAEGGLQMYFLSGNSTAISKNTFIHVSPSSYDNLTVFANSSKNLTSVFVGLRYNESMFNYIPNQTAKIRLRPIFSNYDVKFSVFGQQIYPMNISINGIFYVIKQNNTIITMPNGTYSASAVGISGYHIAIPRSFSIDGSNITVNIYISKVLYGITFKSNLKSGFSILINGNEYFGDSVSLPNGTYCLTVDAPSGYDPIRENMTVNGSNLTIFLNFQRAIYKMRMMINGSISPQNILINGSTYSVPGSINISLTSGIYNIIALNSTYLRTNFRSTIDVLSNTTLYIDYYRPYSKVYINASGYADEFEIKMNSSYYYVHAGDTIHIPFGLYSIRAENVQGYSETYGKNISIDDSSAILNITFSRLRFMIHIATDIPADIVFGNTREYGQNFSVLDFYGNYDLSISRPGYYPISESVMLNSNMTLEFALRAILYKITIEADVDSFTIYAGNKTYSVSGNDLTIYLPYGEHSIILQKDGYSNIFETIDVSSNSTIFLKMHRLPPESIIRGFIVDNYQDIATLSISMIAIYLLIIRHLRIVGRNSAIMRPKDRKRD comes from the coding sequence ATGCGGAAACAGCTTATAATAATGTTTGCAGCGATCCTTACGTTTTCATCATACCCTATGATTCATGCCCATGCACAGCAGATCGATATAGGAGATCCAGAGACTCATTCTGATTACTACTGGTATGGAAACTTGACAGTTCAGCGCAATGAGTCGCTCAGTATAATAAACGAAATATTTTTCATATATGGCAGGTCGCTGAACGTCAACGGCACACTCTCTGTGCAGAACTCAACACTGATCCTGAATAATACAGAGATCAGCATAACTCGAGGTACGTTCATCATCGGCAATTCAAGCGTTGAGGGTAATGGATCCATAACCATGGACGCATCGACGTTCAGATCCTTTAACTCTACGGTGTTTGATGGTTATGCGGGAACATTCTCAGCTTTTAACTCATCGGTGTATATCTTGAGATCAAACATTTCTGGCCAGTCAACATCGGATGAATTCAACTACACAATGGCAAGGTATTATAACAACAGCTACCAGCCCGGAGGACAGGTTAGCCTGAAGATGGAAAATTATTCTCATGGCTATGCTTACAGGCTGAATATCTCGGTTGAATACGAATACGCAAATGCAAGCCATCCTGCCTCAATATACGTTGTGTATGAAAACGAATCTCAGTATCTGCATTTAAGCGCTTCAACAACCATGACAACATCTTATTTTACCTTCATTCTTCAACGGCCCAGCGCGAATCCGCTACCAGAAATATACGTATACAGCAATGAAAGCGACCTGGAAGTATATAACATAACCGCACTAGCAATTGCAAATGACACGTACTATCTCTATGGGTCGCAGCATTACGATCTCTACCTCAGCAATAGCATTATGTATAGCGTAGATTCGAAATTCGACCTGAACGACAGGCCACTGTACCTGGATGATGGCCTGATCAGCCCATACGCTACAGGCATATACCTTTATCATTCAGCGGCCTACATGGTCAGCAGTGGATCAGGAATAGCCAACATAACAAGAATCCCATTCATAAGCTCGGCATCGATCGTATATTATATGTCCGCAGTAAATATAACTTACCTTCTAGACGGGCGGTCTTACGATTACAATGGCTCTGTATACTATGCAAACGGCCAAGCGATAGATCTGAACAGTACTGTTTCAGCGCTTTCGCGATACGTATATTATTCAACATCGGTACATGAGGTTCCTGTATGGATCTTCAATGGAACTATAACCTATAAGGGAAACTATGAGATCGATGTCTACGGAAGAATGGAATACTTTTCCATATCTCCATATCCATACCTGAGCAATGTGCTTCAGACGTTCGTGGGTTCGGTCACCATTCCTCAGTTAAACATAACGATACCAGGCGTGCTCTATACCGGTACGGATCAGACTATAAGCATTGGCTACAAATCCTCATATGCAGGGATATCGAACGCATACATAGATGTGCATCTGATCAACGGTTCGGAATCCATCTTAATTTTCCGAATACATATTATGAATCTCAGCGCTGATTCCACAAGAAATGCAACAGAAAACCTGAATCTCAGCATATCGCCCGGCATGTATCAGGCATACTTTACCACGAACTCATCTGACATAATCTTTATCGATCAATACGTGAATGTAGTTGTTGAAGACCATGTCAACTTGACGATGCGGTGGTATTATCGTTACACATTGCCATTTCACGATCTGAAGTTTGATCTGAGCATGTTCGATGCATCAGGCGATCCAGCAGAGGGTGGCCTGCAGATGTATTTTCTGTCTGGAAATAGCACGGCAATCAGTAAAAATACCTTCATACACGTATCTCCGTCATCCTACGATAATCTCACCGTTTTTGCCAACTCATCGAAGAATCTGACATCAGTCTTCGTAGGCTTGAGATACAATGAAAGCATGTTCAACTATATACCGAATCAGACGGCAAAAATAAGGCTCCGGCCAATATTCAGTAATTATGATGTCAAGTTTTCGGTTTTTGGCCAGCAGATTTATCCTATGAACATCAGCATAAATGGCATCTTTTACGTAATTAAGCAGAACAACACGATCATAACGATGCCCAACGGCACTTACAGCGCGTCCGCAGTAGGGATATCAGGATATCATATTGCAATCCCTAGATCCTTCAGTATTGATGGTTCAAATATCACAGTGAACATTTACATCTCCAAGGTGCTATATGGAATAACATTCAAATCCAATTTGAAATCTGGGTTCAGCATCTTGATAAACGGCAACGAGTACTTTGGCGATAGCGTTTCATTGCCAAACGGCACCTATTGCCTCACCGTTGATGCGCCGTCTGGATACGATCCGATTAGGGAAAACATGACCGTTAACGGTAGTAACCTCACTATATTCCTGAATTTCCAGCGTGCGATTTATAAGATGCGGATGATGATCAACGGATCGATATCTCCACAGAACATCCTGATCAATGGAAGCACTTATTCCGTGCCAGGTTCTATCAACATATCGCTGACTTCGGGTATTTACAATATAATTGCTCTGAATTCAACATACTTGAGAACAAACTTCAGATCGACGATTGATGTATTATCCAACACAACGTTGTATATCGATTACTATCGGCCATATTCAAAGGTATACATCAATGCAAGCGGTTATGCGGATGAATTCGAGATCAAGATGAATTCCTCCTATTATTATGTGCACGCAGGAGATACGATTCACATTCCCTTCGGTCTTTACAGCATACGAGCGGAAAATGTACAGGGCTACTCAGAAACATATGGAAAAAACATCAGCATTGACGATTCATCTGCCATATTGAACATAACCTTCAGCAGGCTAAGGTTTATGATACACATAGCAACCGATATACCTGCAGACATCGTCTTTGGCAATACAAGGGAATATGGACAGAATTTCAGCGTTCTGGATTTTTACGGAAATTACGATCTATCAATATCAAGGCCAGGATACTATCCGATCAGTGAAAGCGTCATGCTGAACTCTAATATGACGCTGGAATTCGCCCTCAGAGCGATACTTTATAAAATAACGATAGAAGCTGATGTTGATTCCTTCACAATTTATGCTGGGAACAAAACGTACTCCGTATCCGGCAATGACTTAACCATCTATCTTCCATATGGGGAACACAGCATAATTCTTCAAAAAGATGGGTACAGCAATATTTTCGAGACGATAGATGTATCTTCAAACAGTACTATATTCCTGAAGATGCATCGGCTGCCACCGGAATCGATCATCAGAGGTTTCATCGTGGATAATTATCAGGATATAGCTACCCTGTCGATATCCATGATAGCAATATATTTATTGATAATCAGGCATCTCCGCATCGTAGGTCGCAATAGTGCGATTATGCGTCCCAAAGACCGCAAACGAGATTAA
- a CDS encoding HAD family hydrolase, with the protein MRIIYVRDNQTLKTVFVDRDGTINRDCPYCHELDDLQIYDDTVGILKHYQGKGYRIIIVTNQSGIGRGYFSMEEFRRFNDGVVNRLLDLGVKVSATYFCPHRPDEGCSCRKPGIGLINEALSDFRVDIGGSLVIGDRDDVDGQLARNLGLPFRIVSH; encoded by the coding sequence GTGAGGATAATCTACGTTAGAGACAATCAGACGCTGAAAACCGTATTTGTTGATAGAGACGGCACAATAAACCGGGATTGCCCATACTGCCATGAACTGGACGATCTGCAAATTTACGATGATACGGTTGGCATCCTGAAACATTACCAGGGGAAGGGATACCGCATAATCATAGTGACGAATCAGTCAGGCATAGGCAGGGGCTATTTCTCAATGGAGGAATTCAGGAGATTCAACGATGGTGTAGTTAACAGATTGCTTGACCTCGGGGTAAAGGTAAGCGCAACCTATTTTTGCCCGCATAGACCAGATGAAGGATGTTCATGCAGAAAACCTGGGATCGGTCTCATAAACGAAGCCCTATCTGATTTCAGAGTTGATATAGGCGGATCGCTTGTGATCGGCGACCGTGATGACGTCGATGGCCAGCTCGCCAGAAACCTTGGATTACCCTTCAGGATTGTTAGTCATTGA
- a CDS encoding tRNA(Ile)(2)-agmatinylcytidine synthase, protein MFIAIDDTDSPDRMCTTYLVLRMIYESKLDVIGNPRLVRLNPNIRFKTRGNGAVVLHLGHGTGRSHRIGDIHGKPIMSYDREIGSPDASDLMEIARNLVEEYSVTDYYSTHPGIVVSDHPLDRSFYRRALEEEIPVSDAEKFIKDSGASFYKLKDGHGIVGSAAALAWPSERYTYEMLAYRYPTPLAMQRDEKMMLASMADRYEGTFNNVDLRNEYPAIFPHPKTPVIYGIRGFYQHSLLEASDAINETGHIDYEGRIIFITNQGTDDHIIHDPDDIEDLHSYALTGQVVSDPISVPGGHYFLKFSYRKRYITAAAFEPTKEFRSIFSRLRSGDLVTFYGSYVNGNLNVEKMIVHTVAKIYRTENPVCNVCGVRTISKGQSDFRCPKCGRRYRSRDFVEVPRDITPGKYDVPVVARRHLSMPFEIEERFNMLSMTNNPEG, encoded by the coding sequence ATGTTCATTGCAATCGACGATACTGATTCTCCAGACCGCATGTGCACAACTTATCTCGTACTGCGGATGATCTATGAGTCGAAGCTGGATGTCATCGGCAATCCACGCCTGGTGAGGCTGAATCCCAACATAAGGTTCAAAACAAGGGGAAATGGCGCGGTGGTTTTGCATCTAGGTCACGGTACTGGAAGATCGCACCGCATAGGCGACATACATGGCAAACCCATAATGTCATACGATAGAGAAATTGGAAGCCCTGACGCCAGTGACCTTATGGAAATAGCGAGGAATCTGGTGGAGGAGTATTCGGTTACGGATTACTACAGCACACATCCAGGAATCGTGGTCTCGGATCATCCACTTGATCGAAGCTTCTACAGGAGGGCTCTTGAAGAGGAGATTCCGGTATCCGATGCAGAGAAATTCATAAAGGATTCTGGGGCATCCTTCTATAAATTGAAGGATGGACATGGCATCGTTGGATCTGCTGCAGCCCTGGCATGGCCATCAGAAAGATATACTTACGAAATGCTTGCATACAGATATCCAACACCACTCGCGATGCAGAGGGATGAGAAAATGATGCTTGCATCGATGGCAGATCGGTACGAAGGCACATTCAACAACGTCGATCTGAGGAATGAGTATCCAGCCATATTTCCGCATCCAAAAACCCCAGTGATTTACGGTATACGCGGTTTCTACCAGCATTCGCTTCTCGAGGCGTCCGATGCCATAAACGAAACCGGGCATATAGATTACGAAGGCCGCATCATCTTCATAACAAACCAGGGAACGGATGACCACATAATACACGATCCAGATGATATCGAGGATCTGCATTCTTACGCGCTTACAGGTCAAGTGGTGTCCGATCCGATATCAGTACCCGGCGGCCATTATTTCCTCAAATTCTCCTACAGAAAACGTTACATAACTGCAGCGGCATTCGAGCCAACAAAGGAGTTCAGATCCATTTTCTCCAGGCTCAGAAGCGGCGATCTCGTAACATTCTACGGATCCTACGTTAACGGTAATCTGAACGTCGAAAAGATGATCGTACACACGGTGGCGAAGATATATCGCACGGAAAATCCAGTATGCAATGTCTGCGGCGTTCGTACGATTTCAAAGGGACAAAGCGATTTCAGGTGCCCTAAGTGCGGCAGGAGGTACAGATCCAGAGATTTCGTGGAGGTTCCCAGGGACATAACTCCAGGCAAATACGACGTTCCAGTTGTTGCCAGAAGACATCTTTCAATGCCCTTCGAGATAGAGGAACGGTTCAACATGCTATCAATGACTAACAATCCTGAAGGGTAA
- the uppS gene encoding polyprenyl diphosphate synthase — MSVSNKLGDLASKVYENVLLEEVKKYPRPRHIGIITDGNRRYARNVGISENEGHVKGKEKVEEVVDWCMELDIRIVTFYAFSTENFRRSPEEVDFLFHLIDNAFKSLLKDERVYKNRINVKVIGNLSILPAYLRQTIHIVEETTKNFNNYQLNLAIGYGGREEILDAIKRITRDAMDGKLNIDELDEEKFRMYLYDGRIPDPDLILRTSGEERISNFLLWQSAYSELYFSDVYWPEFSKLDFLRAIYSYQRRQRRFGR; from the coding sequence ATGAGCGTATCCAATAAACTTGGGGATCTGGCCTCGAAGGTTTACGAAAATGTTCTTCTTGAGGAGGTTAAGAAGTATCCGAGGCCACGCCATATCGGGATAATCACAGATGGAAACAGAAGGTATGCCAGGAACGTGGGCATATCTGAAAATGAGGGGCATGTAAAGGGAAAGGAAAAGGTTGAAGAGGTTGTTGACTGGTGCATGGAACTAGACATAAGAATCGTAACGTTTTATGCATTCTCGACAGAGAACTTTCGTAGGAGTCCCGAAGAGGTCGATTTCCTCTTTCATCTCATAGATAACGCCTTCAAGTCTCTCCTGAAGGACGAGCGTGTGTACAAAAACAGAATAAATGTTAAGGTCATAGGAAACCTATCAATACTCCCTGCTTATCTGAGGCAAACAATACATATTGTTGAGGAGACGACCAAAAATTTTAACAACTATCAGCTCAATCTGGCCATAGGATACGGTGGCCGGGAGGAGATATTGGATGCGATAAAGAGGATAACAAGAGACGCCATGGACGGGAAATTGAACATAGATGAACTGGACGAGGAAAAGTTCAGGATGTACTTGTATGACGGAAGGATACCAGATCCTGATCTCATACTCAGAACAAGCGGAGAGGAGAGGATATCCAATTTCCTGCTCTGGCAGAGTGCGTATTCTGAGCTTTATTTTTCAGATGTGTATTGGCCAGAATTTTCTAAACTTGATTTCCTTAGGGCAATATATTCCTATCAGAGGAGGCAGCGGAGGTTTGGGAGGTAA
- a CDS encoding MarR family transcriptional regulator — translation MSLREKLIRELRRRGPIGIDQYEIEELMGFSKSTASEALSKLEAEGIIARRQISGRSKRVWLREFIPYRDPEMIRIGCLKSTEYAGFLSAAKDYCENKGIKAVIRFYNDATSILHDLSTGTLEFGLSPIFTETLFALSRHDIVIAGPVASGGSGIFENPASCENIVATSESTSMMLLSREFRRREGDVKITIFSDPIKASDGFRAGDFRYIAIWEPYASVIGANKLYDYSDLMDTFPCCGIAVSSGRSKDADLKSIIDAYRETDVEIRSDVIDMLSKATRCSKRAVMNSLGSYNFKLKYDMQTILRYMDFIGYPASEDAIKKVFLL, via the coding sequence ATGTCCCTAAGGGAAAAACTGATTCGGGAGCTGAGAAGGAGAGGCCCTATCGGCATAGACCAGTACGAGATAGAAGAGCTGATGGGGTTCTCCAAGTCAACGGCATCGGAGGCCCTGTCAAAGCTTGAAGCTGAAGGTATCATAGCGCGTCGTCAGATATCCGGAAGATCGAAGAGGGTGTGGCTGCGAGAATTCATTCCATACCGTGATCCGGAGATGATACGGATAGGTTGCTTGAAATCCACTGAATATGCAGGATTTCTGAGTGCAGCCAAGGATTATTGTGAGAATAAAGGTATAAAGGCAGTTATAAGGTTTTACAACGATGCAACATCCATACTGCACGACCTTTCAACGGGCACGCTTGAATTTGGGCTGTCTCCAATATTCACGGAAACGCTTTTTGCGCTTTCCAGGCATGATATAGTTATTGCCGGTCCAGTTGCCTCAGGTGGATCAGGAATATTTGAAAATCCTGCATCTTGTGAAAATATTGTCGCAACAAGCGAATCAACCTCGATGATGCTGCTATCACGCGAGTTCCGCAGAAGAGAGGGCGATGTTAAGATAACCATTTTCAGCGATCCTATTAAGGCCAGTGATGGATTCAGGGCAGGAGATTTCAGATACATAGCTATATGGGAACCATATGCTTCGGTAATAGGCGCGAACAAGCTGTATGATTATTCCGACCTCATGGATACATTCCCCTGCTGTGGTATAGCGGTCTCATCGGGCAGGTCAAAGGATGCGGATCTGAAAAGTATAATAGACGCCTACAGGGAAACGGATGTGGAGATCAGGTCGGACGTCATAGATATGCTGTCAAAGGCAACAAGATGCAGCAAAAGAGCAGTGATGAATAGTTTAGGAAGCTATAATTTCAAGTTGAAATATGACATGCAGACAATACTAAGATATATGGATTTCATTGGATATCCGGCATCGGAGGATGCTATTAAAAAAGTATTCTTGTTATAA
- a CDS encoding ribbon-helix-helix domain-containing protein yields MSDIGGKDRLNDEKRVTVRLSRSMVEEMEDLVNRDEYESVSDLVRKAVSALLESRGVNSDFLPVQIMVPKNLIEKLGKDSTKPVNLSLDEFSSLILDRINGLTVRETIKKIVHEENIK; encoded by the coding sequence ATGTCAGACATAGGAGGTAAAGATAGGTTGAACGATGAAAAGAGAGTCACGGTCAGGCTATCCAGATCGATGGTCGAAGAGATGGAAGACCTTGTAAACAGGGACGAATATGAGAGCGTTTCTGATCTAGTCAGAAAGGCCGTCTCGGCATTGCTTGAATCCCGTGGCGTTAACAGTGACTTCCTACCGGTACAGATAATGGTACCGAAGAACCTGATCGAGAAACTCGGAAAGGACTCAACGAAACCCGTAAACCTTAGCCTAGATGAGTTCTCTTCGCTCATACTTGATAGGATCAATGGATTAACCGTGCGGGAAACAATAAAGAAAATAGTTCACGAAGAAAATATTAAATAA
- the pheT gene encoding phenylalanine--tRNA ligase subunit beta, with protein MVVIRAPLKELEGRYGREIVDLILRYSSIIGYSVDHDEELKIEFNPDRPDLFSFPTLMKQIKIFFYGEVEIRKPQIRDDAVKVTVSKGVRDIRPYFSALIAEGSSIGVHFDELINYQEILHASIGKDRSKMAIGIHDLEKTGDSIHYTTVSRNQRMQTYDGMEGTVDWIIKNHEKGIAYGRLLPGTGRSVAITDNEGNILSLPPIVNSYRSRIDEGTKKFFVDITGTDLNSVKFAHHLMSNFFSSLKYRIRTPSIDGLPSRETEIIRAFDFRIMRPARRSIERYLGEKMDSEETITHLRRMGYVAEPGYPEIAVYVPGYRVDVMGEADIIEDILKSKGIENIEEKQIFIGKFGEPLFMNKVKDLARDTMIGLGFQEVMTFVLSPASYLQEYTGGVRIQNPKSEDYSVIRDKIYPDLLDLIARNKKHSLPQRIFEIGDKIVGGKQRTALSCVIADTRSEFSTAKSYMQGFLARFTSENPVIVPQMIYGSIDGRSGSIKIGEKIIGVIGEIHPAFLERFSLAVPVSFFEIDLDEIFIANMDHLGL; from the coding sequence ATGGTTGTAATAAGGGCTCCGCTGAAGGAGCTTGAGGGGAGGTATGGAAGAGAGATAGTTGATCTTATACTCCGTTATTCAAGTATTATAGGTTATTCGGTGGATCATGACGAGGAATTAAAGATAGAGTTCAATCCTGACAGGCCTGATCTTTTCTCTTTTCCCACCCTCATGAAACAGATAAAGATATTCTTCTACGGTGAAGTAGAGATACGAAAGCCGCAAATAAGGGATGATGCGGTGAAAGTAACGGTATCCAAGGGCGTGAGAGATATCAGGCCATATTTTTCGGCGCTGATCGCCGAAGGATCATCCATTGGCGTCCACTTCGATGAGCTGATAAATTATCAGGAGATCCTTCATGCTTCCATAGGAAAGGACAGGTCGAAGATGGCAATAGGCATACATGATTTGGAGAAAACTGGAGACAGCATACATTATACGACAGTGAGCAGGAACCAAAGGATGCAAACCTACGATGGAATGGAAGGAACCGTCGATTGGATCATCAAAAACCATGAAAAGGGCATAGCGTATGGCCGCCTTCTGCCTGGCACTGGAAGGTCCGTGGCTATAACGGATAACGAAGGAAACATACTATCGCTCCCGCCAATAGTCAACAGCTACAGATCAAGAATCGATGAAGGGACAAAAAAATTCTTCGTGGATATAACTGGAACGGATCTCAATTCTGTAAAGTTTGCGCACCATCTTATGTCAAACTTTTTCTCCAGTTTGAAGTACAGGATCAGGACACCATCAATTGACGGCCTGCCATCACGCGAAACTGAGATCATAAGGGCATTCGACTTCCGAATCATGAGGCCTGCAAGACGAAGCATAGAGAGATATCTTGGCGAGAAGATGGATAGCGAGGAAACCATAACGCATTTGAGGAGGATGGGTTATGTTGCAGAACCAGGGTATCCTGAGATTGCGGTGTACGTACCAGGGTATCGCGTGGATGTGATGGGCGAGGCGGACATAATAGAAGATATATTAAAGTCTAAGGGAATAGAAAACATAGAGGAGAAGCAGATCTTCATAGGTAAGTTTGGAGAACCGCTCTTCATGAATAAAGTCAAAGACCTTGCACGTGATACTATGATTGGGCTTGGTTTTCAGGAGGTAATGACCTTCGTTCTTTCGCCTGCGTCATATCTGCAGGAATACACCGGAGGGGTCAGGATACAGAATCCGAAAAGTGAAGATTACTCGGTGATAAGGGACAAGATTTATCCGGATCTACTGGATCTCATAGCCAGGAACAAGAAACACAGCCTTCCACAGAGGATATTCGAGATAGGGGATAAGATAGTTGGTGGAAAGCAGAGAACTGCGCTGTCATGCGTTATAGCCGATACCAGATCTGAGTTTTCCACAGCGAAATCATACATGCAGGGGTTTCTTGCAAGATTTACAAGCGAAAACCCAGTGATAGTACCGCAGATGATCTACGGATCCATAGACGGTAGATCCGGTTCCATAAAGATTGGTGAAAAGATCATCGGGGTTATAGGTGAGATACATCCAGCTTTCCTAGAGCGGTTTTCACTGGCTGTTCCAGTTTCATTCTTTGAGATAGATCTTGACGAAATTTTTATTGCAAATATGGATCACTTGGGCCTATAG
- a CDS encoding gamma carbonic anhydrase family protein: MKIGKNVYIAETAVIIGDVEIGDNVSIFDGAVIRADMDSIKIGDNTNVQDNVTIHTDTGFPTKIGSNVSIGHNAVVHGCTVDDYVLIGMGAILMNGSHIRTGSIVGAGALVTQNFESEEYSLILGVPAKVTRINKEQMAYVKANAEDYLKLKDLHMSGRLERYRPK, from the coding sequence ATGAAAATAGGAAAAAACGTATACATTGCTGAAACAGCGGTCATAATAGGTGATGTTGAGATAGGTGACAATGTATCGATCTTTGATGGTGCAGTTATAAGGGCAGATATGGATTCGATCAAGATCGGCGACAACACCAATGTGCAGGACAATGTAACGATACACACCGATACAGGATTCCCAACAAAGATAGGCAGCAACGTATCGATAGGGCACAATGCAGTCGTGCATGGATGTACCGTTGATGACTACGTGCTGATAGGCATGGGTGCAATACTGATGAATGGATCGCATATAAGAACAGGTTCCATAGTTGGCGCAGGCGCTTTGGTTACCCAGAATTTTGAATCCGAAGAATATTCTTTGATACTTGGAGTCCCCGCCAAGGTCACCAGAATAAATAAGGAACAGATGGCCTATGTGAAGGCCAATGCAGAGGACTACCTAAAGCTGAAGGATCTGCACATGAGCGGAAGGCTTGAACGCTATAGGCCCAAGTGA
- a CDS encoding flagellin, which yields MNKLLRKVRKVFSLKADNKAETGIGTLIVFIAMVLVAAVAATVLIHTAGTLQQKATSTGSQTTQQVSTGIQVTSIYGLDSNATYPTHGIIKWLAIQITVTAGSSSINLANVTISMTYHGVAASLTYVGLENIGNATSPKNVYGFNSAVGGTNNVFNASYFNTINGVSNGSKHFAILVLSDPTNSLTAQYPVISYQDQVDLLVNVSAVFGGITEGQAVSGQVQAPVGSPGVIQFTAPESFVSDVIQLQ from the coding sequence ATGAATAAGCTCTTAAGGAAAGTGCGAAAGGTGTTCAGCCTTAAGGCAGATAACAAGGCTGAAACTGGGATAGGCACACTGATTGTTTTTATAGCCATGGTTCTCGTGGCTGCAGTGGCTGCTACTGTCCTAATACACACCGCAGGAACTCTGCAACAGAAGGCAACGAGCACGGGCTCGCAGACGACACAGCAGGTATCTACAGGTATTCAGGTTACCAGCATTTACGGACTGGACTCGAATGCAACCTATCCTACACACGGTATAATTAAATGGCTAGCCATACAGATAACCGTCACCGCCGGCAGTTCGTCGATAAACCTGGCAAACGTAACGATTTCAATGACATACCATGGCGTCGCAGCTTCTCTAACGTATGTTGGTCTTGAAAACATAGGTAATGCAACAAGTCCTAAGAATGTATACGGCTTTAACTCTGCGGTTGGAGGTACCAATAACGTCTTCAATGCATCATACTTCAACACGATAAATGGCGTTTCCAACGGATCAAAACACTTTGCCATACTCGTACTCAGCGACCCGACAAACTCATTAACTGCACAGTATCCAGTGATATCATACCAGGATCAGGTTGATCTGCTGGTTAACGTGAGCGCAGTGTTCGGCGGAATAACCGAGGGTCAGGCAGTGTCAGGCCAGGTCCAGGCTCCAGTTGGATCTCCGGGTGTGATACAGTTTACGGCGCCAGAGTCCTTCGTATCGGATGTGATACAGCTTCAATAA
- a CDS encoding flagella accessory protein C, whose translation MVKKEATENPQQTSDDQKQVQAIHVTNGIDPKVIDAMNERMTKIENDLGKLSGEMEGQKKTLNDIKNELEGIKENVKMVVSLYELVSRDFNPFMDKTPEEIRGITDTLAEQVNNVKQLVEAAIKDLRELYGVPDIDQFIQMEEKK comes from the coding sequence ATGGTTAAGAAGGAGGCCACAGAAAACCCTCAGCAGACCAGCGATGACCAGAAACAGGTACAGGCCATACATGTGACCAATGGAATAGATCCCAAGGTCATAGACGCAATGAACGAGAGGATGACCAAGATCGAGAATGATTTGGGAAAATTGAGCGGAGAGATGGAAGGCCAGAAAAAGACTCTTAACGACATAAAGAACGAACTTGAAGGAATAAAGGAGAATGTTAAGATGGTCGTCTCACTCTACGAACTGGTTTCACGCGATTTCAATCCATTCATGGACAAGACGCCGGAGGAGATACGGGGAATAACGGACACTCTGGCGGAACAGGTGAACAATGTAAAACAATTGGTGGAAGCCGCTATAAAGGATCTCAGAGAACTGTATGGCGTACCTGACATAGACCAGTTCATACAAATGGAGGAGAAAAAATGA